Proteins from a genomic interval of Ignavibacteria bacterium:
- a CDS encoding DUF2007 domain-containing protein, whose protein sequence is MLVTVFTSDNIAIIQICKQILDENNIRHMVTGEFLVNLENGSNNIMIKVLEEDAEKAREVLREIK, encoded by the coding sequence ATGCTTGTAACCGTTTTTACATCGGATAATATCGCTATAATACAAATCTGCAAACAGATTTTAGATGAAAACAATATAAGACATATGGTCACGGGAGAGTTTTTAGTGAACCTCGAAAATGGCAGTAACAATATTATGATTAAAGTCCTCGAAGAAGACGCCGAGAAAGCGAGAGAGGTTTTGAGAGAGATAAAATAA